From one Candidatus Hydrogenedentota bacterium genomic stretch:
- a CDS encoding creatininase family protein has product MERVLYAELTPHEFQRRVQAAPIAYLPLGTLEWHGPHLPLGSDGIQSQGFFEALARRAGGVVLPMLFVGPDFALERQGGAYYGMDVYGFPDNAPEQLPGSAYWVDEDLFAGL; this is encoded by the coding sequence ATGGAGCGCGTGCTGTATGCCGAATTGACGCCGCACGAGTTCCAACGCCGGGTCCAGGCGGCCCCCATAGCATATTTGCCGCTCGGAACGCTCGAGTGGCATGGGCCGCACTTGCCGCTTGGGTCTGATGGCATCCAGTCTCAGGGGTTTTTCGAGGCGCTCGCGCGCCGCGCAGGCGGGGTCGTCCTGCCTATGCTCTTTGTTGGGCCCGATTTCGCGCTCGAGCGGCAGGGGGGCGCGTATTACGGCATGGACGTCTACGGGTTCCCCGATAATGCGCCCGAACAGCTCCCGGGAAGCGCATATTGGGTCGATGAAGACCTGTTCGCCGGATTA
- a CDS encoding sugar nucleotide-binding protein: MKGQRNILLTGGSGVLGGALRRLLPELDAPGETEFDVTQPGQMEDYLKGRSLSCIIHAAAFVSPPLVDREPLRAVEVNIIGTANVVRLCMQRGLRLVYISTDYVFRGDRGNYTEEDAVYPVNKYAWSKLGGECAVRLCDNALIIRTTFGPDVFPYPKAFVDQWTSREPVSRIAARMVPAILSDVTGVLHIGGPRKSVHEYAVSLDGARPIAPLRRCEVDFDVPEDTSLDTARYDALFSKGIMP, from the coding sequence ATGAAGGGTCAGCGGAACATACTCCTCACCGGCGGCAGCGGGGTGCTGGGCGGGGCTTTGCGCCGGCTCCTGCCGGAGCTAGACGCGCCCGGGGAAACCGAATTCGATGTTACGCAGCCCGGCCAGATGGAGGACTACCTCAAGGGCCGCTCCCTCTCGTGCATTATCCATGCCGCTGCTTTTGTCTCTCCGCCTTTGGTCGATAGGGAGCCCCTGCGCGCCGTCGAGGTCAACATCATTGGCACGGCGAACGTGGTGCGTCTCTGCATGCAGCGTGGTCTGCGGCTGGTCTACATCTCTACGGACTACGTCTTTCGCGGCGATCGCGGCAACTACACTGAGGAAGACGCAGTCTATCCGGTAAACAAGTACGCATGGTCCAAGCTGGGCGGCGAATGCGCTGTCCGTTTGTGCGACAATGCCCTGATCATCCGCACGACCTTCGGGCCGGATGTCTTTCCGTACCCGAAAGCGTTCGTTGACCAATGGACGAGCCGCGAGCCGGTGTCGCGCATTGCCGCGCGGATGGTCCCGGCGATCCTGTCGGACGTGACCGGCGTCCTCCACATCGGCGGCCCGCGCAAATCGGTCCACGAATACGCGGTCAGCCTTGACGGTGCGCGTCCGATCGCGCCGTTGCGGCGGTGCGAAGTGGATTTCGATGTGCCGGAGGACACGTCGCTGGACACGGCGCGTTATGACGCCCTGTTTTCGAAAGGAATAATGCCGTGA
- a CDS encoding SDR family oxidoreductase, with translation MKILVAGGAGYIGSVLTPLLLEHGYEVEVVDLLWFGNHLPDGVRVERRDLFDLTHEDLRGYEQVIFLAGLSNDPMAEFDPAMNFIQNGALPTYLAFQAKRAGVRRFLYASSCSVYGYTVNQLYDEDAPVTCGYPYGVSKLAGERGVLQLQDDAFSTIALRQGTVNGYSPRMRFDLIVNTMFKCALQDGVVVVNNPSIWRPLIDVRDTAGAFLRAVQADYAISGVFNVAYDNFTVGLVADLVKDEVESLTGMKARVEIRNVQDYRNYKVSCERAKTCLGFRPKHAVTDTVREMFRHREAYGDFAEDAFYNIRVFKKLAARPKQK, from the coding sequence GTGAAAATATTGGTTGCGGGCGGCGCCGGTTACATCGGTTCCGTGCTCACGCCGTTGCTTCTCGAACACGGGTACGAAGTGGAGGTGGTCGACCTGCTCTGGTTCGGCAACCATCTTCCGGACGGCGTGCGGGTCGAGCGGCGTGACCTGTTCGATTTGACGCACGAGGATCTCCGTGGATACGAGCAGGTCATCTTTCTCGCCGGGTTGTCGAACGACCCGATGGCGGAATTCGACCCCGCGATGAACTTCATCCAGAATGGGGCGCTGCCGACCTATCTCGCGTTCCAGGCGAAGCGCGCGGGCGTGCGCCGGTTCCTCTACGCCTCCTCGTGTTCCGTCTACGGCTACACGGTCAACCAGTTGTATGACGAAGACGCGCCGGTCACGTGCGGGTATCCTTACGGTGTTTCAAAACTCGCGGGCGAACGCGGCGTGCTCCAGCTTCAGGACGACGCCTTCTCGACGATTGCGCTCCGGCAAGGCACGGTCAACGGCTACAGCCCGCGCATGCGCTTCGATCTTATCGTCAACACAATGTTCAAGTGCGCGCTGCAGGACGGCGTGGTCGTCGTCAACAACCCCTCGATCTGGCGGCCCCTGATCGACGTACGGGACACGGCGGGCGCGTTTTTGCGCGCGGTGCAAGCCGATTACGCCATCAGTGGCGTGTTCAACGTCGCGTACGACAATTTCACCGTCGGCCTGGTCGCCGACCTGGTCAAGGATGAGGTCGAATCCCTTACCGGTATGAAGGCCCGGGTGGAAATCCGTAACGTTCAGGACTACCGGAATTACAAGGTCAGTTGCGAACGCGCCAAGACCTGCCTTGGGTTCCGCCCCAAGCACGCCGTCACCGACACCGTGCGCGAGATGTTCCGGCACCGCGAGGCTTATGGTGATTTCGCCGAAGACGCTTTTTACAACATCCGCGTGTTCAAGAAGCTGGCGGCCCGGCCCAAGCAGAAGTGA
- the rfbC gene encoding dTDP-4-dehydrorhamnose 3,5-epimerase produces MPISFRETEIDGILEVTATVHADNRGFFSEIYNQDVWQEAGFRETFVQDNLSLSGKGVLRGMHYQIEPDGMGKLVRTLNGSVYDVAVDLRRGSPTFGKWLGRELSAANGLALWIPSGFAHGFVSLEDNSLVYYKCTQTHRPEAERTLAFNDPEVGILWPIAPTVVSRKDREAPVLRDAEFNFPYRPGR; encoded by the coding sequence ATGCCGATTTCATTCCGGGAAACGGAGATCGATGGGATCCTCGAGGTGACGGCGACCGTCCACGCGGACAACCGCGGCTTTTTTTCGGAAATCTATAATCAAGACGTCTGGCAGGAAGCGGGATTCCGCGAGACGTTCGTCCAGGACAATCTGAGCCTTTCCGGAAAGGGCGTTTTGCGCGGGATGCACTACCAGATTGAGCCGGACGGCATGGGCAAGCTCGTGCGCACGCTGAATGGCTCGGTCTACGACGTGGCGGTGGACCTCCGGCGCGGCTCGCCCACTTTTGGCAAATGGCTCGGGCGCGAGTTGAGCGCCGCAAATGGGCTTGCGCTGTGGATACCGTCCGGTTTCGCGCACGGGTTCGTGTCCCTCGAGGACAACAGCCTCGTCTATTACAAATGCACGCAGACGCACCGGCCGGAGGCGGAGCGCACGCTCGCCTTCAATGATCCGGAGGTTGGCATACTCTGGCCGATTGCTCCGACCGTGGTCTCGCGGAAGGACCGTGAGGCGCCCGTGTTGCGCGACGCGGAATTCAATTTCCCGTACCGGCCCGGCAGGTAG
- a CDS encoding alpha/beta hydrolase, with protein sequence MTTLLVCLITAMCGQLPAPDVETISLWPDGPPEQPVAGEVVEARLYHYILPDAGEGRTAIIVCPGGGYGNLATDHEGEQVARWLMQAGIVPVVLHYRHAPNYRHPAPLSDALRAVRTVRGRALEWGIAPDRIGMMGFSAGGHLVATAGTLFDEGDTAAVDPVARISSRPDFLVLVYPVITLDDPFAHAGSRRNLLGENPSPELLKRMSPEKQVTALTPPAFLVHSTEDTGVPSQNSVLFYLALRAAGAPAEMHIYAKGPHGFGLALKDPVLGTWPNHLLAWLRAMSLLDAEGAASP encoded by the coding sequence ATGACGACGCTCCTGGTTTGTCTGATTACCGCAATGTGCGGCCAATTGCCTGCCCCTGACGTGGAGACGATATCCCTCTGGCCGGACGGGCCGCCGGAACAGCCGGTGGCAGGAGAGGTTGTTGAAGCGCGGCTGTACCACTACATCCTTCCGGACGCGGGCGAGGGAAGAACGGCGATCATCGTTTGTCCGGGCGGCGGCTACGGCAACCTGGCAACGGACCACGAGGGCGAGCAGGTGGCGCGCTGGCTTATGCAAGCCGGGATTGTCCCCGTCGTGCTTCACTACCGGCACGCGCCGAACTATCGTCATCCCGCGCCGCTATCGGATGCGCTCCGTGCCGTGCGCACGGTCCGGGGCCGCGCCCTCGAATGGGGTATCGCCCCGGACCGTATCGGCATGATGGGATTCTCCGCGGGCGGGCATCTCGTTGCCACCGCAGGCACGCTTTTCGACGAGGGTGACACAGCGGCGGTCGACCCCGTCGCGCGTATCAGTTCCAGGCCCGATTTTCTCGTCCTCGTGTATCCCGTCATCACGCTGGATGACCCATTCGCGCATGCCGGGTCGCGGCGTAATCTTCTCGGGGAGAACCCGTCCCCGGAACTGCTGAAACGAATGTCGCCGGAGAAACAGGTCACCGCTTTGACACCGCCGGCGTTTCTCGTGCATTCGACGGAAGACACGGGTGTGCCCTCACAGAACAGCGTGCTCTTCTACCTCGCGTTGCGCGCGGCGGGCGCGCCTGCGGAGATGCACATCTACGCCAAGGGTCCTCACGGTTTCGGGTTGGCCTTGAAGGACCCGGTGCT
- a CDS encoding glycosyltransferase family 39 protein, translating to VAVRGTARADEAEQAIADTPRTSIDAAVLAGCLAERTPAARQALLESLRERLRPGGRLHVLEPNSAFGGETPGEGRALSHHDLMRLLSDTGFAASGLVPRRFPGRTDALIRGDWALWSWLGAWCGAWMAAEAAPASGVMQENAVLAAHGDRTLRHGRILLAILLFALACRLIAIDEPPFGLLAWRQTQTLMVTRNFARESMNIFRPEVDWRTTDAFAEHGYVGGTELQVIPWLTAWLWRVFGEQFWAMRAFPILFSLLGFFWLHRLVARLHGERCASLATFLLALSPFFWFAGRAHMPEPFVFAMSFAALLAYDNWLRHRTRRDFAWAVLATSLMLLGKPLFAVMALPMAFLTVHHLGWSFWRVRALYLFAALVAAPFLAYNWYSFRVLLPETGISFAQPELVRLGRAFTLEYHQVIWSRVFFEAVGPATALTALAGLLLLPRRGSAGWTTYAWAASAIVFFFLFPGGNSANGYYQLIAAPPACIFAARAARVLLSRRWARAAGVLVLAVIVAQSLRGAADYFRSQYGAEAFACGKWIDENLPKDARVLTLSSDPNTLYYADRSGWICWREHFGKPIKADKELVERTKALGAEAVAIPGEAVFDNAARGPSRAQLVLGDYLNESYYAHRTRAFSVYLLGRGAELAVPERGITFGVPEARRHLRGLWGPDQATRRLETFVGIPANGDRRLRFDAPADGRHVVLYLAYTTPNAKLAARLDGNNAVQDHCTSVWKPQRVDLGPVPAGPARHTVTLNVTGNARDYGALLYRLVLETPATH from the coding sequence GTGGCCGTCCGCGGGACGGCGCGTGCCGATGAAGCGGAACAGGCCATCGCGGATACACCGCGAACTTCGATAGACGCCGCGGTCCTGGCCGGATGCCTGGCGGAACGCACACCCGCGGCGCGGCAGGCGCTCCTGGAATCGCTGCGGGAACGGCTGCGACCGGGCGGGCGGCTCCATGTACTCGAGCCGAACAGCGCCTTTGGCGGCGAGACGCCCGGCGAGGGGCGCGCGCTTTCTCATCATGACCTGATGCGTCTCCTATCGGACACAGGCTTTGCGGCATCCGGCCTGGTTCCGCGCCGGTTCCCCGGTCGCACGGACGCGCTCATTCGCGGCGATTGGGCGCTGTGGTCCTGGCTCGGGGCCTGGTGCGGCGCGTGGATGGCCGCGGAGGCCGCTCCCGCAAGCGGCGTCATGCAAGAGAATGCAGTCCTGGCGGCGCATGGCGATCGCACGCTCCGTCACGGCCGGATACTGCTCGCGATCCTGCTGTTTGCGCTGGCTTGCCGCCTGATCGCGATCGACGAGCCTCCGTTTGGCCTGCTGGCGTGGCGTCAGACGCAAACACTCATGGTGACGCGCAATTTTGCGCGTGAGAGCATGAATATCTTCCGGCCCGAGGTGGATTGGCGCACAACGGATGCGTTTGCGGAGCATGGTTACGTTGGCGGCACCGAGTTGCAGGTCATTCCCTGGCTGACCGCATGGCTCTGGCGGGTTTTCGGCGAGCAGTTCTGGGCGATGCGCGCATTTCCGATCCTGTTTTCCCTGCTGGGGTTTTTTTGGCTGCACCGGCTGGTTGCCCGGCTGCACGGAGAGCGTTGCGCGAGTCTTGCAACCTTCCTGCTCGCGCTTTCGCCCTTTTTCTGGTTCGCGGGCCGCGCGCACATGCCGGAACCGTTCGTCTTTGCCATGAGTTTTGCCGCGCTGCTGGCTTATGACAACTGGCTGCGCCATCGGACGCGGCGGGACTTCGCCTGGGCCGTGCTCGCTACTTCTCTGATGCTGCTTGGGAAACCGCTGTTCGCGGTGATGGCGTTGCCGATGGCGTTCCTGACCGTGCATCATCTGGGCTGGTCCTTCTGGCGCGTCCGGGCGCTGTATCTGTTCGCGGCGCTCGTGGCCGCGCCGTTTCTCGCCTATAACTGGTATTCCTTCCGCGTGCTGCTTCCCGAGACGGGCATCTCCTTTGCCCAGCCGGAACTGGTACGGCTCGGCAGAGCGTTCACACTGGAATATCATCAGGTAATCTGGTCGCGGGTGTTCTTCGAGGCAGTGGGACCGGCCACGGCGTTGACGGCGCTTGCCGGATTGCTGCTCTTGCCGCGCCGGGGTTCCGCCGGCTGGACCACTTATGCGTGGGCCGCGTCCGCGATTGTCTTCTTCTTTTTGTTTCCGGGCGGAAACTCCGCCAACGGCTACTATCAGCTGATAGCTGCGCCGCCGGCCTGCATCTTTGCGGCCCGGGCCGCGCGGGTACTGCTCTCGCGGCGGTGGGCGCGCGCCGCTGGCGTCTTGGTGCTGGCGGTCATCGTGGCGCAGTCGTTGCGCGGCGCAGCGGACTACTTCCGGTCCCAATACGGCGCGGAAGCCTTCGCGTGCGGCAAATGGATCGACGAGAATCTCCCGAAGGACGCGCGCGTGCTTACGCTGAGTTCGGACCCCAACACGCTGTACTACGCGGACCGGTCCGGGTGGATTTGCTGGCGCGAGCATTTTGGCAAGCCCATCAAGGCGGATAAGGAACTGGTTGAACGCACGAAGGCGCTCGGCGCCGAGGCAGTCGCCATTCCTGGCGAAGCGGTTTTTGACAATGCCGCGCGCGGACCGTCCCGGGCGCAGCTTGTGCTCGGAGATTACCTGAACGAGAGTTATTACGCGCACCGGACGCGGGCATTTTCAGTGTATCTGCTGGGGCGCGGCGCGGAGTTGGCGGTGCCGGAGCGGGGGATTACATTCGGCGTGCCGGAAGCGCGCAGACACCTGCGTGGCCTATGGGGGCCCGACCAGGCCACGCGCCGCCTCGAGACTTTTGTTGGCATCCCGGCCAACGGCGACCGCCGCCTGCGTTTCGACGCTCCGGCGGACGGGCGCCATGTGGTGCTGTATCTCGCCTATACTACGCCAAACGCGAAACTGGCCGCGCGGCTGGACGGCAATAACGCCGTGCAGGACCACTGCACGAGTGTCTGGAAACCGCAGCGCGTGGATTTGGGACCCGTGCCCGCGGGACCGGCGCGGCACACGGTCACGCTGAACGTTACGGGGAATGCTCGAGACTATGGGGCCCTGTTATACCGGCTCGTGCTGGAAACGCCTGCAACGCACTAA